Genomic segment of Desulfobacterales bacterium:
TCAAAAAGGAAGTTATAATTTCGATAAAGAGGAAAAAAATGTCTAAAACTATAAAAATTGATCCAATAACAAGAATAGAAGGTCATCTATCAATAAATTTAGAAATAGAGAATAATAAAGTTATTGATGCTAAAAGCGTTGGTGATATGTTTAGGGGCTTTGAAGTTATTTTAAAAGGCAGAGACCCTTTAGATGCTCAGCAAATTACCCAGAGAATATGCGGAGTATGTCCTGTATCCCACGGCACGGCTTCAATTTTGGCTCAAGATATGGCTTATGGTATAAATGTTCCTACAAATGGAAGAATAATTCGTAACCTTATTTTAGGTGCCGAATATATACACTCTCATATTATTCATTTTTATCATCTTTGCGCCCTTGATTTTATAGATATAACAGCAATTACAAATTATAAGGGCAAAGACCAAGCACTTTTGAGTTTAAAAGAATGGGTTGCTTCTGAACTAAAATCTAAAAAAATATATCCAATAGCTCCCTTTTTACCTCGATATGAAACTAAATATGTAGAAAATATGGATATAAATATAACAGCTATTAAAAATTATGTTGAGGCTTTTAATGCTCGCTCAATGGCTCATAAGATGTCCGCTATTTTTTCTGGAAAAGTTCCCCATGCGGCAACATTAATTCCAGGAGGTGTTACTGAAATTGTAACGGCAAAAAAAATTGCAGCTTATAAATCATTATTGGTTAATATTAAAAATTTTATAGAAAATGCTTATCTTGAAGATGTTTTATCAGTTGCTTCAGCTTTTCCAGAGTATTTTAGCTTAGGAAAAGGGTGCGAAAATTTTTTGACTTATGGAGTATTTCCAGAAAATCAAAATAATTTTTTTCCTGAAGGCTTACTTGTTAAAGGTAAATTAATGCCTTTCAATCAAGATAAAATTACTGAAGATGTAAAATATTCAAGATATTCATCTGCATCATCTCTTCATCCGACCCAAGGAGAGACAATTCCTTCTCCCCAAAAATATAACGCATACTCATGGTTGAAAGCTCCTCGCTATGACGGCATACCAATGGAAGTAGGTCCTCTTTCCCGCATTATTGTAGCTTATTTTAAAGGTTCTAATCCTGAAATTAATAAGCTTGTTGAAGGAATTTTAAGTAAGCTTGATAAAAAAACTGATGATTTAATTTCAACTATGGGAAGACATGCCGCAAGAGCTATAGAATGCAAAATTGTAGCTGATAAATGTTTAGAATGGATCGAACAATTAAATCCAGAACAACCAGCTTTTAAAGATTTTAATATTCCTAAGCAGGGAGCAGGAATAGGACTTACAGAAGCAGCAAGAGGGGCTTTAGGTCATTGGATTGAAATTGATAATTATAAAATAAAAAATTATCAATGCGTTGTGCCAACTACATGGAATTGCTCACCAAGAGATGATAAGGATGTGCCAGGCCCTGTTGAACAAGCTCTTATAGGTATCTCTGTATTAGACGCTAAAAATCCTATAGAAGCCGCAAGGGTAGTTCGTTCTTTTGATCCATGTATTGCATGCGCAGTTCATTAAAAAATAAACGATGGGGGAAATATGGTTAATTTATCGCGTAGAGCATTTTTAGAATTTTGTGCTAAAATAACAGCTATTATAGGTTTAGAATCAACGTTTACACCTCAAATTGCAGAAGCAATAAGTAAATTAACAAGTAATGCTCCGCCAGTTATATGGCTACAAGGGCAAAGTTGCTCAGGATGTTCGGTTTCTTTATTAAACTCTTGCGATCCTGGCCCGAGTGAAATTATTACCCAATATATTTCTTTAAAATTTCATGGTACTTTATCCACAGCTACAGGGGAAACAGCTATGGACGCGTTAAAGAATCTTATAAATGCTGGAAAATATTTTTTAGTTTTTGAAGGAAGTATTCCTTCAAAAATGCCAGAAGCCTGTGTAATTGGACATATTCCTATATCAACTCTTTTAAAAAATGCAGCTGAAAATGCGGAAGGCATAATAGCTGTAGGGGCATGTGCTTCATTCGGAGGAATACCAGCTGCGGAGAACAATCC
This window contains:
- a CDS encoding hydrogenase small subunit, whose amino-acid sequence is MVNLSRRAFLEFCAKITAIIGLESTFTPQIAEAISKLTSNAPPVIWLQGQSCSGCSVSLLNSCDPGPSEIITQYISLKFHGTLSTATGETAMDALKNLINAGKYFLVFEGSIPSKMPEACVIGHIPISTLLKNAAENAEGIIAVGACASFGGIPAAENNPTGAVSVPHFLKDEKINKPTIILPGCPAHPDWIVGTLVHMIKFGIPPLDSKGRPKMFFSKLIHDQCPRFSDYERENFAKTFTDNGCLFRLGCIGPNTYADCTIRYWNSKTNSCINAGAPCIGCASENFATKTNFPFFRKGEQSRMLEEKKIS
- a CDS encoding nickel-dependent hydrogenase large subunit gives rise to the protein MSKTIKIDPITRIEGHLSINLEIENNKVIDAKSVGDMFRGFEVILKGRDPLDAQQITQRICGVCPVSHGTASILAQDMAYGINVPTNGRIIRNLILGAEYIHSHIIHFYHLCALDFIDITAITNYKGKDQALLSLKEWVASELKSKKIYPIAPFLPRYETKYVENMDINITAIKNYVEAFNARSMAHKMSAIFSGKVPHAATLIPGGVTEIVTAKKIAAYKSLLVNIKNFIENAYLEDVLSVASAFPEYFSLGKGCENFLTYGVFPENQNNFFPEGLLVKGKLMPFNQDKITEDVKYSRYSSASSLHPTQGETIPSPQKYNAYSWLKAPRYDGIPMEVGPLSRIIVAYFKGSNPEINKLVEGILSKLDKKTDDLISTMGRHAARAIECKIVADKCLEWIEQLNPEQPAFKDFNIPKQGAGIGLTEAARGALGHWIEIDNYKIKNYQCVVPTTWNCSPRDDKDVPGPVEQALIGISVLDAKNPIEAARVVRSFDPCIACAVH